The DNA region TGGCCGGGCTTCCTCCAAAAAACTCGGTAACGTTCTTGGCAAAACCATGTACCCCTTCCTGAAAGGAGCCGTACATGCGGCACATGATGTCATGCCTGCCCAGCAGGGTAGCCGTTCGATAGCCTTCTTGCTTCATGATCCTGTTGATCTCTATGTCTTCCACCAGGTTGTCGCTTACCTGCCTGTGCCATTGATTAGCCCGGTATACAGCAGCGTCAAACATCATAAACTGACCGTTGGCCGCGGAAAAGGAGGGCCGGCGGCTCATCCTCACCAGGATCATCGGCAGCAGGCTCAGCAGGATCCAGTTCATCAGGGGCACGGTAAGCCATTCACCCCTGGTACGCATGATCTGATGGGGAAAGATGGAAAGCAGCGATAATTCTTTACGGGTGAAGTAAGCCACGGCTTTGTCAAGCAAATCAGGGCTCACCGATACATCCGCATCCAGATACAACAGCAACTCTCCCCTGGCCTCTTTTGCCAACCGGTAACAGGCATGGTTCTTACCGGTCCATCCATCCGGCAGGTCTTCTCCCCTCACCCATCTCACCCGGTTGTGCTTGCGGCTGAGGTCATCCAGGATTTGGGGGGTAGCATCACGGGAGTGGTCATCATAAACGATCAGCTCAAAATTTCTGTAGGTTTGATCCAGAAGGGCCCGGGTCAATCCGGGAAGGTTGTCGGCCTCATCGCGGGCAGGAATGAGCAGGGAAAGAAAAGGATTTACGGTAAGCGGCTCTTCCTTTCTTTGCTGTTTATGAATCGATTGCCTGAGATTATTGAACCACCCGGATCGAGCATCTGTATGATGTCCCTTTTCTGCGGGTGAAGAAACATTGGGAAGATATAAAGGCGAAAAAAAATTCACCAGTGCCACCCCCAGGCGAAGTCCGGCAAATACCAGTATGATCCAGGCC from Bacteroidales bacterium includes:
- a CDS encoding glycosyltransferase family 2 protein: MNQMVMHALAWIILVFAGLRLGVALVNFFSPLYLPNVSSPAEKGHHTDARSGWFNNLRQSIHKQQRKEEPLTVNPFLSLLIPARDEADNLPGLTRALLDQTYRNFELIVYDDHSRDATPQILDDLSRKHNRVRWVRGEDLPDGWTGKNHACYRLAKEARGELLLYLDADVSVSPDLLDKAVAYFTRKELSLLSIFPHQIMRTRGEWLTVPLMNWILLSLLPMILVRMSRRPSFSAANGQFMMFDAAVYRANQWHRQVSDNLVEDIEINRIMKQEGYRTATLLGRHDIMCRMYGSFQEGVHGFAKNVTEFFGGSPAMSMLFTLLVISGVVIIPLGLGWQGLMAYLLMVLFLRMVISLKSRQPVQKNFLYHIPQMVAFILIVYKGIKVRRKGKYSWKGRITGGG